From Clarias gariepinus isolate MV-2021 ecotype Netherlands chromosome 2, CGAR_prim_01v2, whole genome shotgun sequence, one genomic window encodes:
- the LOC128514188 gene encoding trace amine-associated receptor 1-like: MDFEMNSSQTLMLDIIPLCYDFLNSSCAKFTYPLLIKVPLYVFFSLVVILTVFGNFFVILSIVHFKQLHIPTNYLVLSLAVTDLLLGGFVMPLSMIRSIETCWYFGTLFCKIHSSVDITLCTASIINLCFIAVDRYYAVCQPLLYQNIITPFVMLVMISICWSVSVTTGFGIIFLGLNILGIEDFYNQNIFCEGGCVLFQSPASSTASSLLSFYFPGIIMLSIYTKIFRVAQKQAKSIQDLKNKAQLMMSKEEKKATKTLAVIMGVFLSLWTPFFFCNIIEPYIGYLIPPVLFDMMVWIGYLNSTCNPIVYAFFYKWFRKALRIILSGKIFQSGSSRRNLFSY; encoded by the coding sequence ATGGATTTTGAAATGAACTCGAGCCAAACTCTGATGTTGGACATCATTCCTCTTTGCTACGATTTTTTAAACAGTTCCTGTGCAAAATTCACTTACCCACTCCTTATTAAAGTGCCACTCTATGTGTTTTTCAGCTTGGTGGTGATTTTGACAGTATTTGGAAACTTTTTTGTCATCCTGAGCATCGTTCATTTTAAACAGCTCCACATACCAACAAATTATCTCGTCCTGTCTCTGGCTGTAACTGATCTGTTGTTGGGAGGATTTGTTATGCCTCTGAGCATGATCCGATCCATAGAAACCTGCTGGTATTTTGGGACATTATTCTGTAAAATTCACAGCAGTGTTGATATCACATTGTGTACCGCGTCCATTATAAACTTGTGCTTTATAGCTGTAGATCGATATTATGCTGTGTGTCAGCCCTTGTTATATCAGAACATAATTACACCTTTTGTCATGTTGGTTATGATTTCCATTTGCTGGAGTGTTTCAGTGACCACTGGGTTTGGAATAATATTCCTTGGTCTTAACATCTTGGGCATTGAAGATTTTTACAACCAAAACATTTTCTGTGAAGGTGGTTGTGTTTTGTTCCAAAGTCCTGCCTCCAGCACGGCTTCCTCTTTGCTCTCCTTTTATTTCCCAGGTATCATCATGCTTAGCATTTATACTAAAATATTCCGTGTCGCTCAAAAACAAGCCAAATCCATTCAGgacttaaaaaataaagcacAATTGATGATGagcaaagaggaaaaaaaagcgaCAAAGACTCTGGCAGTGATTATGGGAGTGTTTCTCTCACTTTGgactccattttttttctgcaatatcATTGAACCTTATATTGGTTATTTGATTCCTCCTGTGTTGTTTGATATGATGGTCTGGATTGGATATCTAAATTCTACCTGCAATCCGATTGTTTATGCTTTTTTCTACAAGTGGTTTAGAAAGGCACTGAGAATTATTTTATCTGGCAAAATATTTCAGTCAGGTTCTTCAAGAAGGAATCTGTTTTCATACTGA
- the LOC128541314 gene encoding trace amine-associated receptor 1-like, with product MWKFHTQHSLKDRPSGFLNNSCVKFDYPLLIRVSLYMFFSLVVILTVLGNFFVILNIVHFKQLHIPTNYLVLSLAVTDLLLGGVVMPPSVIFSVENCWYFGTLFYRYYAVCKPLLYQTIITPFVTFVMISVCWSVSFTAGFGIIFLGLNILGLEDFYNENVACEGGCLLVQNAASSTTSSLLSFYFPGIIMISIYMKIFRVAKKQAKAIQDLKNKTQSIISKEEKKATKTLAVVLGVFLSLWTPFFICNIVDPFIGYLIPPVLLDMLVWTGFLNSTCNPMVYAFFYKWFRKALRIFLSGEIFLSGSSRINLFSH from the exons ATGTGGAAATTTCATACACAGCATTCCCTAA AGGACCGGCCATCAGGATTTTTAAACAATTCCTGTGTGAAATTCGATTACCCTCTTCTTATCAGAGTGTCACTTTACATGTTTTTCAGCTTGGTGGTGATTTTGACAGTATTGGGAAACTTTTTTGTCATCCTGAACATCGTTCATTTTAAACAGCTCCACATTCCAACAAATTATCTCGTCCTGTCTCTGGCTGTAACAGATCTGTTGTTAGGAGGAGTTGTTATGCCCCCAAGTGTGATTTTTTCTGTTGAAAATTGCTGGTATTTTGGGACATTATTCT ATCGATATTATGCTGTGTGTAAGCCCTTGTTATATCAGACCATAATTACACCTTTTGTCACGTTTGTTATGATTTCCGTTTGCTGGAGTGTTTCATTCACAGCTGGGTTTGGGATAATATTTCTTGGTCTTAACATACTGGGCCTTGaagatttttataatgaaaatgttGCATGTGAAGGTGGATGTCTTTTGGTCCAAAATGCTGCCTCCAGCACGACTTCCTCTTTGCTCTCCTTTTATTTCCCAGGTATCATCATGATTAGcatttatatgaaaatatttcgtgttgcaaaaaaacaagcaaaagccattcaggatttaaaaaataaaacacagtccATAATAAGCAAAGAGGAGAAAAAGGCAACAAAAACACTGGCAGTGGTTTTGGGAGTGTTTCTCTCACTTTGGACTCCATTCTTTATCTGCAATATCGTTGACCCCTTTATTGGTTATTTGATTCCTCCTGTATTGTTAGATATGCTGGTTTGGACTGGATTTTTAAATTCGACCTGTAATCCAATGGTGTATGCTTTTTTCTACAAGTGGTTTAGGAAAGCACTGAGGATTTTTTTATCTGGGGAAATATTTTTGTCGGGTTCTTCAAGAATTAACCTTTTTTCACACTGA